One segment of Fructilactobacillus hinvesii DNA contains the following:
- a CDS encoding MerR family transcriptional regulator, translated as MLKISEMARLAHTTRRTLIFYDEKGIFRPKTRDHNGYRYYDYNQLYDLTFILGLRKLGISLDDIQKMRKQDQQELSQAKLIEIQTQLKQKIHELTEIQSVVNQQLQHHQIEKPSLYQPFLHDEGPQTFWCSRQSVTCTEEEVAQLFSEFYQQFNQLAVLATNQSGFLTNLGVDHPAGYATASFRIIREITQQPHDLLLPVIQKPAGRYVAIRVENSLDGIQQGLTTLQQFCHHQHLVTTDYLWQINDDNQFVSNGASRLGTLKFLVTNS; from the coding sequence ATGCTCAAAATTAGTGAAATGGCCCGGTTAGCTCACACCACCCGGCGGACTTTAATTTTTTATGACGAAAAGGGAATCTTTCGACCGAAAACACGTGATCACAACGGTTACCGCTACTATGATTACAACCAACTGTATGACTTAACTTTTATTCTCGGGTTACGCAAGTTGGGAATTTCATTAGATGACATCCAAAAAATGAGGAAGCAAGACCAGCAGGAACTTTCCCAGGCCAAATTAATTGAGATTCAAACCCAGCTTAAACAGAAAATACACGAATTAACTGAAATTCAAAGCGTGGTTAATCAGCAGCTTCAACACCATCAGATCGAAAAACCTTCCCTCTACCAACCATTTTTACATGATGAGGGGCCCCAAACCTTCTGGTGCTCACGCCAATCCGTAACTTGTACTGAAGAAGAAGTCGCCCAACTCTTCTCCGAATTTTACCAGCAGTTTAATCAATTAGCGGTGCTGGCTACTAATCAGTCCGGCTTCTTAACTAACTTGGGGGTCGATCATCCCGCTGGCTATGCCACTGCTTCCTTTCGAATTATTCGAGAGATTACGCAGCAACCACATGACCTCCTGCTTCCCGTCATTCAAAAACCAGCCGGCCGTTACGTCGCCATTCGGGTGGAAAATAGTCTGGATGGAATTCAGCAGGGCTTAACCACTCTCCAACAATTTTGCCACCACCAACACTTAGTCACCACTGATTATCTGTGGCAAATTAACGATGATAACCAATTTGTTAGTAACGGAGCCTCCCGGTTAGGGACGTTGAAATTTTTGGTTACTAATTCATAA
- the aroA gene encoding 3-phosphoshikimate 1-carboxyvinyltransferase, which yields MRKLTAAPHGLHGELAVPGDKSISHRALMLGAIAAGATTIEHWLAGEDCLHTLQALRAVGVTIERHGTTVTVQGQQGAARFNAPHAPLEMGNSGTTTRLLMGLLSGTTFTSTLMGDDSLQRRPMERVTHPLAELGVQIELSSAGTLPAQVHGGPVHGGTVQLEVASAQVKSAVLLAALNAQTPTVVVEKLPTRDHTEIMLRQFGADLTTAADQRTITLQPQPHLTGQTVVVPGDLSSAAFFLVAATIVPHSEVRLINVNLNPTRTGILRVLEQMGADITITPLPTTGEPRGDVLVRSHSLRPIQLTAPAIPAVIDELPLVALLAATAQGTSTIRGAAELRVKETDRIAVLKTELTKLGVTVTEYPDGLAITGRPEWQPQTTTLDSHGDHRIGMMLAVAALRSSTPLSLENDAAVAVSYPQFFTDLEHLRGGRA from the coding sequence ATGCGAAAACTAACAGCAGCCCCCCACGGACTCCACGGTGAGTTAGCGGTTCCAGGGGATAAGAGTATTTCCCACCGCGCTTTAATGCTTGGAGCCATCGCCGCGGGGGCGACCACGATTGAACATTGGTTAGCAGGAGAAGATTGCCTGCACACCCTCCAAGCGCTCCGTGCCGTGGGGGTTACCATTGAACGCCACGGAACGACTGTGACCGTACAGGGTCAGCAAGGAGCAGCTCGTTTTAATGCCCCGCACGCACCCTTGGAAATGGGAAATTCGGGGACGACGACCCGGTTATTGATGGGGTTACTGAGTGGGACAACCTTTACTAGTACCCTAATGGGAGATGATTCGTTACAACGCCGTCCCATGGAACGGGTGACGCACCCGCTAGCTGAATTGGGAGTTCAAATTGAGCTTAGTTCGGCTGGAACGCTACCAGCTCAGGTTCACGGAGGCCCAGTTCATGGGGGGACGGTGCAATTGGAAGTGGCTAGTGCCCAGGTGAAGAGTGCGGTTTTACTAGCGGCTTTGAACGCCCAGACGCCCACGGTAGTGGTGGAAAAACTGCCCACCCGGGATCATACCGAAATTATGCTCCGGCAGTTTGGGGCTGATCTCACTACGGCAGCTGATCAACGCACGATTACTTTACAACCGCAACCGCATTTAACCGGACAAACCGTGGTGGTTCCAGGGGACTTATCTTCGGCGGCCTTTTTCTTAGTGGCGGCCACGATTGTGCCACATTCCGAGGTGCGGTTGATTAACGTGAACTTGAATCCAACCCGGACCGGGATTTTACGGGTTTTGGAGCAAATGGGGGCGGATATAACCATTACCCCGCTTCCAACTACCGGGGAACCCCGTGGTGACGTATTGGTCCGGAGCCATTCCTTACGGCCGATTCAGCTTACTGCTCCAGCTATTCCCGCTGTGATTGATGAACTGCCATTGGTAGCGCTATTAGCTGCCACGGCCCAGGGAACCAGCACGATTCGGGGAGCCGCTGAATTACGGGTAAAAGAGACCGATCGGATTGCGGTGCTTAAAACGGAATTAACCAAGTTGGGGGTTACTGTGACCGAGTATCCAGATGGCTTAGCCATCACTGGTCGTCCCGAATGGCAGCCCCAGACCACCACGCTGGATAGTCATGGTGATCATCGAATTGGGATGATGCTAGCGGTAGCTGCATTACGAAGTTCAACCCCGTTGAGCTTGGAAAATGATGCCGCGGTGGCCGTCTCTTATCCGCAGTTCTTTACCGATTTAGAGCACCTGCGAGGAGGCCGAGCATGA
- a CDS encoding ATP-binding cassette domain-containing protein — MDHKQNEVTQIEVRGGNVHNLKNINVDIPLHQFVAISGRSGSGKSSLAMGILYAEGSRRYLEALSTYTRRRISQSKGAQVREVKHIPSALALRQRPDVPSERSTVGSITEVFNVVRLIFSRLGSPVCPNGHRIKPSLKIAQAMDLPADAVGMGMLTCPICGVQFMAKSAEDFSFNSSGRCPKCNGTGQVRELDENKLIGDENLTLDEGAVASWHLPGRNFMPTVAATLGVRTDVPYKDLTKHEQEIVLHGAKQQYPVDFRTSTGRVFHTDNTLYENAYEAVYDSLKTVKSERSMQKVNQFFHFSVCPVCHGSRLNPDLLSQIVGKKNIAEVAELALGDLSEWERVTKSELPANMQQMANALFQNLQDTLAPLLELGLDYLTLARNSNTLSTGELQRIQLAKTLRTETTGVLYVLDEPSIGLHPDNVKGLLHVFRTLIEQGNSLVVVDHDIDIVGVADWIIEIGPGSGTQGGQIIATGTPAQLQTDSHSLIGPFLAGKAPVMHAKVASQPHANQLQTTFQVGDYYNLHDVTATIPGNQITTVTGFSGAGKTSLILASLVPAIKAHAQGRPLPPQVTKLQTNLQHVVSVDAKPVGKNTRSSLATYTNIMDHLRKLFASLAAAKEQHYGVSAFSYNNKKGACPHCGGLGVISLDIQYLPDIEQTCPVCHGKRYNDEIQAIKWHGYSIVDLLDLSVRDALPVFQSVAPIQRTLQMLTEIGLDYLHLGESTPSLSGGEAQRLKLINHLGKHQEKTLFVFDEPSIGLHPLDVQTLLGVMNQLKQRGATIVIITHDLELIANADYIIDLGPKGGAAGGKLMATGTPQALVQQPTSLTTRYLAQYFQKFGLAQ, encoded by the coding sequence ATGGATCATAAGCAAAATGAAGTTACTCAAATCGAAGTCCGGGGTGGGAACGTCCACAACCTCAAAAACATCAATGTGGATATTCCCTTGCACCAGTTTGTGGCGATTTCGGGGCGGTCTGGTTCCGGGAAAAGCTCATTAGCAATGGGGATTCTGTACGCAGAAGGGTCACGGCGCTACTTAGAAGCCCTTTCGACTTACACCCGGCGGCGGATTAGTCAAAGTAAGGGGGCACAGGTTCGGGAAGTCAAGCACATTCCGTCTGCGTTAGCACTGCGGCAACGACCGGATGTTCCGTCCGAACGCTCGACGGTCGGCTCCATCACAGAGGTATTTAACGTGGTACGCCTGATTTTTTCTCGGTTAGGATCACCGGTTTGTCCGAATGGGCACCGGATCAAACCGAGTTTAAAGATTGCTCAGGCCATGGATCTACCGGCCGATGCGGTTGGGATGGGGATGTTAACTTGTCCCATTTGTGGAGTTCAGTTTATGGCCAAGTCGGCCGAGGATTTTTCCTTTAACTCCAGCGGTCGTTGTCCGAAATGTAACGGGACGGGCCAGGTGCGTGAACTAGACGAAAATAAGCTAATTGGAGACGAAAATCTGACCCTAGATGAGGGAGCGGTTGCGTCCTGGCACCTGCCGGGCCGCAATTTCATGCCCACGGTGGCAGCAACGCTGGGAGTTCGCACCGACGTTCCGTACAAGGACCTCACAAAGCATGAACAAGAGATTGTTTTACACGGAGCCAAACAGCAGTATCCGGTTGACTTTCGAACTTCGACGGGTCGGGTCTTTCACACTGATAATACTTTGTACGAAAATGCTTACGAAGCGGTTTATGATTCGCTAAAAACGGTCAAGAGTGAACGCTCCATGCAAAAGGTGAACCAGTTTTTCCACTTTTCGGTGTGTCCGGTCTGTCACGGGAGTCGCCTGAATCCGGACTTATTAAGCCAAATTGTGGGGAAAAAGAATATTGCTGAAGTAGCAGAGCTCGCCCTCGGGGATTTATCGGAGTGGGAACGGGTGACGAAATCTGAGTTACCCGCCAACATGCAACAGATGGCTAACGCGTTGTTTCAAAATCTACAGGATACCCTCGCTCCCTTGTTAGAATTGGGCTTAGATTATTTGACCCTAGCGCGGAATAGTAATACCCTGTCGACCGGAGAATTACAACGGATTCAACTGGCGAAGACCCTGCGGACCGAAACGACTGGGGTGTTGTACGTCTTGGATGAGCCCTCAATTGGCCTGCATCCAGATAACGTCAAGGGTTTATTACACGTTTTTCGGACCTTGATTGAGCAAGGGAATTCCTTAGTGGTGGTAGATCACGACATTGATATCGTCGGCGTCGCTGATTGGATTATTGAGATTGGTCCCGGATCCGGAACTCAGGGAGGGCAAATCATTGCAACAGGAACGCCCGCGCAGTTACAGACAGATTCGCATTCTTTAATTGGTCCGTTTTTAGCTGGAAAAGCACCGGTGATGCACGCCAAGGTGGCGAGCCAACCACATGCTAATCAACTCCAGACCACGTTTCAGGTAGGAGATTATTATAACCTGCACGATGTCACGGCCACGATTCCGGGGAATCAGATTACGACGGTGACTGGTTTTTCGGGAGCTGGAAAGACTAGTCTGATTTTGGCTAGTTTGGTGCCAGCCATTAAAGCTCACGCCCAAGGACGCCCATTGCCACCGCAAGTGACCAAGCTTCAAACCAATTTGCAGCACGTGGTGAGCGTGGACGCTAAACCGGTTGGGAAAAACACGCGATCCAGTTTGGCCACCTACACCAACATCATGGATCACCTGCGTAAATTATTTGCTTCCTTAGCGGCCGCTAAAGAACAGCACTATGGAGTTTCGGCTTTCTCGTATAACAATAAAAAAGGGGCCTGTCCGCACTGTGGTGGGCTAGGTGTCATTTCTTTAGACATTCAATATCTGCCAGACATTGAACAAACCTGTCCGGTGTGTCACGGGAAACGTTACAACGATGAAATTCAGGCGATTAAGTGGCACGGCTATTCGATCGTGGACTTACTGGATCTATCGGTGCGGGATGCTCTCCCGGTCTTTCAATCCGTTGCGCCAATTCAACGTACGCTCCAGATGTTGACAGAGATTGGACTCGATTATCTGCACTTAGGAGAAAGTACGCCGAGTTTGTCTGGAGGAGAAGCACAACGGCTTAAACTGATTAACCACCTTGGCAAGCACCAGGAAAAGACTCTGTTTGTGTTTGACGAACCCTCAATTGGATTGCACCCGCTCGATGTGCAAACGTTGTTGGGAGTGATGAACCAGCTCAAGCAACGCGGAGCAACGATTGTGATCATTACGCATGATCTGGAACTGATTGCTAATGCAGACTACATCATTGATCTGGGCCCTAAAGGCGGAGCTGCCGGTGGAAAGTTAATGGCAACTGGAACTCCACAAGCATTGGTTCAGCAACCGACGAGTCTGACCACCCGTTACCTAGCTCAATATTTTCAGAAATTCGGGCTTGCCCAATAA
- a CDS encoding shikimate kinase — MDLILIGFMGSGKSTISQLLGQRLALPVTDLDQVIVDTAAQSIEQIFAEQGEVGFRQLEAQALAQQLDRPGILATGGGVPTQAPNRELLKRHPAPVVLLEIDPETAYDRVKADEHRPIAKNLDLAELAALKLERQAHYQNCADLIINANQTPTAIVAEILAHYH; from the coding sequence GTGGATTTGATTTTAATTGGTTTTATGGGGAGCGGGAAGAGTACGATTAGCCAGTTGCTGGGGCAACGGCTTGCTTTACCCGTGACCGATTTAGATCAAGTAATTGTCGACACAGCCGCTCAGTCAATTGAACAAATTTTTGCCGAGCAAGGTGAAGTAGGCTTTCGGCAGCTTGAAGCGCAGGCATTGGCGCAGCAATTAGATCGTCCGGGGATTCTAGCAACGGGCGGTGGGGTTCCCACCCAAGCCCCCAATCGGGAACTTTTAAAACGGCATCCAGCACCAGTGGTCCTTTTAGAAATTGATCCGGAGACGGCTTATGATCGGGTGAAAGCGGATGAACATCGTCCGATTGCCAAAAACTTGGACTTGGCTGAGTTAGCAGCGTTGAAATTGGAACGACAGGCCCACTACCAAAATTGCGCAGACTTAATTATTAACGCTAATCAGACGCCAACGGCGATTGTGGCGGAGATTCTAGCGCATTATCATTAG
- a CDS encoding prephenate dehydrogenase, translating to MTTVFIHGFGLLGSSLARALRQGPEPVTIIGSDQDSNQLDYAQAEHLLDRVSAGLKLAAHAEVIILATPVDQIKRTLRELAQLPLQANVIVTDVGSTKQSVVDASRCLEASPAVFVGGHPMAGSHKTGARAGRADLFENAFYFQTPQTEAERAAAVRLKHLLAGTKAKFVQVTPKRHDYLVGQVSHVPHVLAAGLVNESNQALQSDSLGLRVAAGGFKSMTRIAAADPTMWQSILLNNGEIVSEQLTAYMKTLQEIQAAIDQQDGPALFSFFDRAQHSRRQLEQQTDNQGAGFYDLFLDIPDQPGTLAQVTKLVAQANLNLVNLQILEVREDVNGILQLTFSTAADAQQAAKRLSPHYHIVRRD from the coding sequence ATGACAACGGTTTTCATTCATGGATTTGGCTTACTGGGCAGCTCATTGGCCCGGGCGCTCCGGCAGGGACCAGAGCCAGTGACAATCATTGGAAGTGACCAAGATTCAAATCAGCTTGACTATGCTCAAGCAGAACACTTACTTGATCGAGTCAGCGCAGGATTGAAGTTGGCAGCCCATGCGGAAGTCATCATTTTAGCAACTCCGGTTGACCAGATTAAACGGACGTTGCGAGAACTAGCTCAGTTACCACTTCAAGCTAATGTAATTGTGACTGACGTCGGGAGCACCAAACAAAGCGTGGTGGATGCCAGTCGGTGCTTAGAAGCCTCCCCTGCGGTTTTTGTTGGGGGTCATCCAATGGCGGGATCGCATAAGACCGGAGCCCGGGCGGGACGAGCTGATTTGTTCGAAAATGCTTTTTACTTTCAAACTCCGCAAACCGAAGCAGAACGAGCTGCGGCTGTTCGACTCAAACATTTGTTGGCTGGAACCAAAGCCAAGTTTGTGCAAGTAACGCCAAAACGGCATGATTATCTTGTCGGTCAGGTTAGTCATGTGCCCCACGTATTAGCCGCGGGGTTAGTCAACGAGAGTAACCAGGCGTTGCAGTCTGATTCGTTAGGACTACGAGTGGCAGCCGGGGGCTTTAAATCGATGACCCGGATTGCGGCAGCTGATCCAACGATGTGGCAGTCGATTTTACTAAATAACGGTGAAATTGTAAGTGAACAGTTAACGGCCTACATGAAAACGTTGCAGGAGATTCAAGCAGCTATTGATCAGCAGGATGGTCCGGCTTTGTTTTCATTCTTTGATCGTGCCCAGCACAGTCGCCGGCAGCTAGAACAACAAACTGATAATCAGGGAGCCGGTTTTTACGACCTCTTTTTAGACATTCCGGATCAGCCGGGAACGTTGGCACAGGTGACGAAGTTAGTGGCCCAAGCCAACTTAAACCTGGTGAACCTGCAGATTTTGGAGGTGCGCGAAGACGTGAACGGAATTCTGCAATTGACCTTTAGTACCGCGGCGGATGCCCAGCAGGCGGCCAAACGGTTATCACCCCATTATCACATTGTGAGGAGGGATTAG
- a CDS encoding replication-associated recombination protein A, whose amino-acid sequence MRQASLFANEEANQPLASRVRPQTLEQFVGQQHLLGPGKILRELIENDQVSSMIFWGPPGTGKTTLAEIIARQTKAHFLSFSAVDSSISKIKKIMQQAEEEREVGQKTIVFVDEIHRFNKAQQDAFLPYVEQGSITLIGATTENPSFEINSALLSRCKVFVLKQLQVKDIVKLLQQALHHPEGFSKQTIKISDADLQAIATFANGDARVALNTLEMAVLNGKRTNNVVTITAADLQQLISQKSVFYDKNGEEHYNIISALHKSMRNSDVDAAIYWLSRMLEGGEDPLYIARRLVRFASEDVGMADTNALNVAINVFQACQFLGMPECDVHLVEAVTYLSLAPKSNALYKARLAAKKDVKQTINEPVPLQIRNAPTKLMKELDYGKDYQLAHSYQDKLTTMKTMPPSLEGKEYYLPTASGNERRFKARLEQIKAWHEQHDK is encoded by the coding sequence TTGCGTCAAGCATCACTTTTTGCAAATGAGGAAGCAAATCAGCCGTTGGCCAGTCGCGTCCGCCCACAAACATTAGAGCAGTTCGTGGGTCAGCAGCATTTGTTAGGGCCGGGAAAAATTTTACGAGAGCTCATTGAAAACGATCAGGTTTCGTCAATGATTTTTTGGGGACCACCAGGAACCGGGAAAACGACGTTGGCAGAAATCATTGCTAGGCAGACCAAGGCTCACTTTCTTAGCTTTAGTGCGGTGGATAGTAGCATCAGTAAGATTAAGAAAATTATGCAACAAGCAGAGGAAGAGCGCGAAGTTGGCCAAAAGACAATTGTTTTTGTTGATGAAATTCATCGCTTTAATAAAGCCCAGCAGGATGCCTTTTTACCCTATGTAGAACAAGGCAGTATTACCCTAATTGGAGCCACCACTGAAAATCCGTCGTTTGAAATTAACTCCGCCCTATTATCCCGCTGCAAGGTGTTTGTATTAAAGCAACTGCAAGTTAAAGACATCGTAAAGCTATTACAACAAGCGTTACACCATCCGGAGGGTTTTTCTAAGCAAACCATCAAAATTAGTGATGCAGATTTACAGGCGATTGCCACTTTTGCTAATGGGGATGCCCGGGTTGCGCTGAATACGCTCGAAATGGCAGTTTTAAACGGGAAGCGCACGAATAATGTGGTTACAATTACTGCTGCTGATTTACAACAATTAATTAGTCAAAAATCCGTGTTTTACGATAAAAATGGCGAAGAACACTATAACATTATTTCGGCTCTGCATAAGTCCATGCGGAACAGTGACGTTGACGCAGCCATTTACTGGCTATCCCGGATGCTGGAAGGGGGAGAAGATCCCCTCTACATTGCCAGACGATTGGTTCGTTTTGCCAGTGAGGACGTGGGGATGGCGGATACCAACGCTTTAAACGTGGCCATCAACGTGTTTCAAGCTTGCCAGTTTCTCGGCATGCCTGAATGTGACGTTCATCTAGTGGAAGCCGTGACTTATTTATCCCTAGCGCCCAAATCCAATGCTTTGTACAAGGCCCGACTGGCTGCTAAAAAGGACGTGAAGCAGACCATTAATGAACCGGTTCCGTTGCAGATTCGTAATGCTCCAACGAAGCTCATGAAAGAGTTGGATTACGGCAAGGACTACCAGCTGGCTCATTCTTATCAAGATAAGCTAACCACGATGAAAACCATGCCGCCTTCGTTAGAGGGAAAAGAGTATTATTTGCCAACCGCCTCCGGGAACGAGCGGCGCTTTAAAGCGCGGTTAGAGCAAATCAAAGCCTGGCATGAACAGCATGATAAATAA
- a CDS encoding MFS transporter: MPIQKPTLNRYLLVYLTSFFLYNFARVLPHAVLTVILLDKGMSIGEIAIIQSFFMVAVLLFEFPSGVLTDAWSEKKIYLLALALLAGSYFLIMVSHSLAVLCLSWFIYGISSASISSSLETFFLRQYRNDETLIKRFNVRFNNTNLISGLVGGGLGSFIYAYLENALYLISITLIVVSAALIILFFRGDERTNPRARTNFYQIVTELRNIKSRSLYLSIFLLAVFQIIMQLFFQFWQVLFLDAGINKKQFGLFYVIFQLLALLSNWIFSRISFQRHQAGLMVLIAVLLVAGIVWNHSTVLFTGLICAFLLPFNLYSNQLQLDIQRESPTTAVASVVSFAGTCGSVVSMLFLWVVGILDHLQTFNVIAIEATVVFLVVSLGAYYGSRLIAR; this comes from the coding sequence TTGCCAATCCAAAAGCCAACTTTAAATCGTTATTTACTGGTGTATTTGACTTCATTTTTTCTCTACAATTTTGCCCGGGTGTTGCCCCACGCGGTTTTAACCGTGATTTTACTGGACAAGGGAATGAGCATCGGCGAGATTGCCATCATTCAGAGTTTCTTCATGGTGGCGGTTCTGTTATTTGAATTTCCGTCGGGCGTTTTGACGGATGCCTGGTCGGAAAAGAAAATTTATCTACTGGCGCTAGCCTTATTAGCGGGATCTTACTTCCTGATTATGGTCTCGCATTCTTTGGCAGTCCTGTGTTTATCTTGGTTTATCTACGGAATTAGTAGTGCTTCAATTAGTAGTTCATTGGAAACCTTTTTTCTGCGTCAGTATCGTAACGATGAAACGTTAATTAAACGGTTTAACGTGCGGTTTAACAATACGAACTTGATTAGTGGGTTAGTTGGTGGGGGACTTGGTTCCTTTATTTACGCCTACTTAGAAAATGCTCTCTACCTGATTTCAATTACGCTGATTGTGGTATCCGCGGCTTTAATCATCCTGTTTTTTCGGGGAGATGAACGAACTAATCCTCGAGCTCGGACTAATTTCTACCAGATTGTGACGGAATTACGTAACATCAAATCCCGCAGTCTCTACCTCAGCATTTTTTTACTAGCGGTCTTTCAAATTATCATGCAGCTCTTCTTTCAGTTTTGGCAGGTGCTTTTTTTGGATGCGGGAATTAACAAAAAACAATTCGGGTTGTTTTACGTTATTTTTCAACTCTTAGCGTTACTGAGTAACTGGATCTTTAGTCGGATTAGTTTTCAACGTCATCAGGCCGGGTTAATGGTGCTAATCGCAGTGTTATTGGTGGCGGGAATCGTCTGGAACCATTCCACCGTGCTTTTTACGGGACTAATCTGTGCCTTTTTGCTTCCGTTTAACTTGTACAGTAACCAGCTCCAGTTAGACATTCAACGTGAGTCACCGACCACTGCGGTGGCATCGGTAGTTTCGTTTGCTGGTACCTGTGGAAGTGTGGTTTCGATGCTGTTTTTGTGGGTGGTGGGAATTTTAGACCACCTGCAGACTTTCAATGTGATTGCCATTGAGGCGACCGTCGTGTTCCTAGTTGTTTCGTTGGGAGCGTACTATGGGAGTCGGTTAATTGCTAGATAA
- a CDS encoding ABC transporter permease: MRGLAVTKRIILEMLRDKRTLVMMFIAPLFILTLMNFLFTSSNNQKATLAVHNVDSTLVKNLPSKHLKIKKIDNQKSAATNIREHDYAGVLTQSGSKLKLTLQNSDQGKSNLILQGLKTTQVKLKMKAAGTTIKQQAQLLQQLQGQLGTAVNQVKPEMQPAQQPNYNLHTSYLYGSSKSTFFDTLLPIMIGFLVFFFVFLISGVAFLGERTSGTLSRVLATPIRKQEIIVGYIGGYGLFALLQALLIVFFSIYAFKIQMLGSIANVILISGLTALVALTLGLLISTFADSAFQMVQFIPLVVIPQIFFSGIIPINQMAGWLQPFAKIMPLYYTAKSITDVIQKGTGFMQILPTIGILLLFSIVFYTLNVLTLRKYRRV; this comes from the coding sequence ATGCGCGGCTTGGCAGTGACTAAACGAATTATTTTAGAAATGTTACGAGATAAGCGGACGCTTGTAATGATGTTTATTGCGCCATTATTTATTTTGACATTGATGAATTTTTTATTTACCTCAAGTAATAATCAAAAGGCGACCTTAGCCGTTCATAATGTTGATAGTACGCTTGTTAAAAATTTACCAAGTAAGCATTTGAAAATTAAGAAAATTGATAATCAAAAAAGTGCTGCAACTAATATTCGCGAACATGATTATGCTGGAGTTTTGACCCAATCTGGTTCCAAATTAAAGTTAACCTTGCAAAATAGTGATCAAGGTAAAAGTAATTTAATTTTGCAAGGATTAAAAACGACCCAAGTGAAACTGAAGATGAAAGCAGCCGGGACTACCATTAAGCAACAAGCACAACTGCTGCAACAACTTCAAGGACAATTAGGAACAGCGGTTAATCAAGTTAAACCAGAAATGCAACCAGCTCAGCAGCCTAATTACAATTTGCACACGAGCTATTTATACGGAAGCAGTAAGTCAACGTTTTTTGATACATTGCTACCAATTATGATTGGATTTTTGGTCTTCTTCTTCGTCTTCTTAATTTCTGGAGTGGCATTCTTGGGAGAACGAACTTCAGGAACACTTAGTCGCGTTTTGGCTACCCCGATTCGGAAACAAGAAATTATTGTCGGCTACATCGGCGGATACGGATTGTTTGCCTTATTACAAGCCTTATTAATTGTATTCTTTAGTATTTATGCATTTAAGATCCAAATGCTTGGAAGTATAGCCAATGTTATTTTGATTTCTGGATTAACCGCGCTTGTAGCATTAACCTTAGGATTGTTAATTTCTACGTTTGCCGATTCTGCATTCCAAATGGTCCAATTTATTCCATTAGTGGTAATTCCCCAAATTTTCTTCTCGGGAATTATTCCGATTAATCAAATGGCCGGTTGGTTACAGCCCTTTGCTAAAATCATGCCTTTATACTATACGGCTAAATCGATTACTGATGTAATTCAAAAAGGGACTGGTTTTATGCAGATTTTACCAACCATTGGAATTTTGTTACTGTTTTCAATTGTCTTTTATACTTTAAATGTATTAACCTTACGTAAGTACCGGAGAGTTTGA
- a CDS encoding ABC transporter ATP-binding protein, which yields MNLVPAIEVDGLEQGYGKTIVLKKIDLTVKRGQILALIGPSGSGKSTLIKSIMGMLLPRKGSVKVLDTNMPNRLVLGKIGFMAQNDALYQELTGKENLQFFGSLLDLSKSEVQDQMDYVASIVNLGPQLNKFVKDYSGGMKRRLSLAISLLGNPDLLILDEPTVGIDPELRDHIWDELHKLANGGCSILLTTHVMEDAEQADQLLMIRRGETIAQGAPQQLLEQYKVDEIEDVFIAAGRDQDARLGSD from the coding sequence ATGAATTTAGTTCCAGCAATTGAAGTTGATGGACTCGAACAAGGATACGGAAAAACGATTGTGCTGAAAAAGATTGACTTAACCGTCAAACGAGGTCAAATTTTAGCGTTAATTGGACCGAGTGGTTCGGGGAAGTCAACTTTAATTAAGTCAATCATGGGAATGCTATTACCAAGGAAAGGCTCCGTTAAAGTTTTAGATACCAACATGCCTAACCGTTTAGTGTTAGGGAAAATTGGTTTCATGGCGCAAAATGATGCTCTTTACCAAGAATTAACTGGCAAAGAAAACTTGCAATTTTTTGGTTCACTTTTAGATCTGAGTAAATCGGAAGTTCAGGATCAAATGGACTATGTCGCCAGCATCGTCAATTTAGGACCGCAGCTGAATAAGTTTGTTAAAGATTATTCGGGAGGAATGAAACGAAGATTATCCTTAGCCATTTCCTTGCTGGGGAATCCTGATCTTTTAATTTTAGATGAACCGACGGTGGGAATTGACCCAGAATTACGAGATCACATTTGGGACGAACTGCACAAATTGGCGAACGGGGGCTGTTCCATTTTACTGACTACTCACGTCATGGAAGATGCAGAGCAAGCTGATCAACTGCTGATGATTCGGCGTGGGGAAACAATCGCTCAAGGTGCTCCACAGCAACTATTAGAGCAATACAAAGTTGATGAAATTGAAGATGTATTTATTGCAGCAGGGAGGGATCAAGATGCGCGGCTTGGCAGTGACTAA